In Rhodamnia argentea isolate NSW1041297 chromosome 5, ASM2092103v1, whole genome shotgun sequence, the DNA window TTTTTTGGGCATGCTGGTTAATGGTCATGATGGCCTCCCcgagcatcatcatcattttgAGCCACGTTCGTCCCACTAAAAGAAGGGAAGGAGAATCGTGATTTGTGTCGGCACTGAGAGAGCTGTGATTAGCCTGTAAGTCGTCTTAAAACTATTACAATGATTGCCACCCGTTTCGTTTTTGCTTGGATATTCATTGAATTGGTAATTTGGGTTTTCCAAAGCTGACATTTAGACATGACGACGAGTTCGAGGACCATGTTATGATACTATTCTAAATTCACTTTGTTAAGAGAAAAAATTCCCTTCAAGTCTTCCTGGCTTAACTTGCTTTCTGCCTTCCACCTCTTGATACCTCGGATCTCGAGTTCACCATTTTTTGTGCGCAAGAGCTCTTCTACTACGGCTCAAATTGACCACACTCCATGCGTAAGACATTATAAGCAAATCTCTTGGGGCTATTCTTCGAGGAGAGAGTTTCGGACATCTCTTTTCATGTCGGACAAAGATGTCGCAACTGACATATAATCATCTGGTTTTGGACCCAAATGGCTCCACCCAGACACGGACTCATCTTCCATGACTTTGTTAACCCAAAAGACCAGGTGCTCTCTCTCCTCAATCACCTCCACCATGAATAAAACATACACACTGTAAAGCGGTCAAACGGAAACCGCGTGTTTGTTGCCAAGGTGTGAAAACTTGCTAGTCCTAACATCTTCCTAGAAAACGATCAGCTCAAGTCACTATTGATCATGAGGGTTTTGACAAGAATCCCGTCCGGGACTTAGGATTATGATTAGATTTAACTGAAGTGACGTGTCGGGAGTTGCCGGCACCCACCCAAAACCTACCGGTGAAAACGATAAGTCATCAACAAAGGCAATTAGAAGCTTAGAACAAAGACATTACAGAAACCTCAAGCAATGCTACGCGAACGCTTAGGTAGACACATTGAAGAAAGATGCTTAGTTTTACAAGGAAGCTTGGGCACCTGGAGGCCgatcacatttctctttctgCAGTTTGCTTATAACGACTCGTCGtagctctttttcttctttgccatCTGAAGATCCTGACACAAGTCAATAACAAACTTCACCAACTCTTTTCgttgatttttctttggttCTTGCTCACCTGTCCTAATCCAGTCCCATTTCTGGACATGCTCCCACCCAAAGAAACTAATTGAGAGGCTGGTGTCCCTGGTTTTCGTCTGCTCTGCCTCGCCATTTTCATCTTTGGATCGAGCGAGATGTCAAGTCTTTTGCCTTTCCATTTCACATTGTTTCTTTTAACTGAAAGGGGGCAACGTTAATTTACAAATGGTAATTTTATCCATGCTAGTAGATGAAGTAAAGAGAAAGCTGCTGCTCTCAAGAAGATCggaatatttttctcttgttcttccTCATCAATTTGATATGGTTCTCTTTTAGCATATACTTGTCGTATCATGAGTTTCGATGCGATTTTGTGCATCTAAATGACGCGTAAGCATATGTACTTGTCGTACGAATGGGAACTAGAGTCTGTCATTACTTCATAGCAAGCAATCTTTTGTTTGGctagggaaaattgtcccaaagagtcataaacctatcgTACAAcggtcaattcattcctaaaccttttgctagtgtcaatttagtcctaaacatttggacgatttaccaatttaatcctaaaccttttaacaacttatcaatttagtcctaaagcttttgaaaaattatctataTAAACCCCTCGGCCTATTATCCAAATAAAAAgcataggactaaattgacataatttcaaaagatttagaactaattgacaaattctcaaaaagtttaggattgaattaatcaCCGTACGATAAATTTAATACTTTTATGGACAGTTATCCTCTTGGCTATAACTTATCCTCTGTTCTTCATTCCTAGTCTTTTCGTGATGTAAAGTTCGTTATAGGATTAAGATGTAGGTAACCAAACAGCGCCATAGAagtatctttttgtttttcgcttctatctttttatttatgtaaAATACCTACTCCCAATCAATCATATATAGTTGGGTCCCGCTAAGATGACAATGTCACAGTATTATAGTGGAATGCTAGGGATAAGATCAGGGGTGGGTCATGCCAtgattgatatatattttttgtcattcataaCACTTGCGGTTGAGATTGCACCATATAGTGTCACACCGTCAATTTTTCAAATCCCTATATAATTATTCACACAATAACAAAGCTGAACACTCCACAACCCGACACTTAGGTCGGGTTAGCATTGCACTAGCCTTTCGCCAGTCCAAGTTGGACATTGCAACACTGGGAACACCATCCCCTACCGTCCGATCGCAATTAGACTAGGTGAAGGACTCTTATATCAACCGATGTGGATTTTAGGAGAACCACGCCCCAAAAGTCAAGGTATTTACTCGGGGAGAACCCGAGACCATATAAATCCTTCCATTGATATAGGATCCAAGCCCCATGCCTTGCAATTAAAATCATAACACATCGTCTCTTTTCCATcacaaattttccaaattttttcgcCAACGAAGTATGTATAGGTAATCCGCAAATTTCTCAGCCAACTTGAAGAAAGACGATCTAGGGAAAATGATATTCTTTGAATATATGATCAAATCGCCTTGGACTTATTCTTTGGAACGGTTGAGAAATTAAGGAGTTCATATGTTGCAGGAAATGTTGTGCGGTCAATATACTTCTTTATTGTATTCCAACTTGTAGGCAATGAAGGTGGGCCAGTTAGGTCTAAACTTACCATGGTAAGGGGCTCATTAACTGGCCATTTGACCTGGTGTATCAATTTTTACACCATCtcgccaaaaattttaaaaaaataaaaaacgaaaatccaGCTAGCGTTGATGTTAACATTGTCAAGAGTGTATTTGTAATTTTGATAATGTTAAATCCCCTTTATTTGGAACGGGGACTGTTTGGAAACTGATTTTTCAATCCATTGTCAAGACGACGAGATCAAAGTGTCTTGAAGATTTTCATAACCTTTATCGATTCTTaagcattttaaatttatagTGACTTTCACCTTCCAACTCTTTGTAATTCGAtattttacttcttcttttttttccttactaaaCACAATTGTATTAACTTTTTactcaaaagaaagaagagctaAAACAAGACGTTCTTGTTATCGTCCCATGATGATCAGGTCTAGCGTCtagcaaaagaaaaacgaaaatctATCATTCGATGAAGCGAGATAATCACGCTATAGTTCCTCGTATAAAAAAACCATGGCATAATCTTAAGATCAAGTGGACTTTAAGGAAAACTTTAGGAAATCAGACATTTGATCTTTGGAGTGTGCTTAGGGAACGTGGACTTTGAAAAATTCAGGATAAAGATTTTCAGAACCAATTTTACCAAACATCAACGCTAATTCTTCCGAACTCGCCCTTTTTTGTAAATCATCGACCGCACCGTTCATTCGACCACGTGCGCGTGATTAGTTGGCGGTATCGTGGAATTTAGGGCTTAAGCGTAGATTATTAGCATGGCTTCACGTTATAGACAATGCGGACACAAGAACTCAGATTTTTCCCAACCAAGATTCTGCTGGGTATAATACCCAAAATGGCAAATCTCGATCCGTCAATTTATTTAGTGAAGTAGGTCGCCTATTTGCTGAACAGCCAGAAATGCGTAAGCTGCGTAGAGAGATTGCCATTCTATTTTAACAAAATCAATTTGCAATGGAAAGTTTCGTCACCAACCCGTGCGGACAAGATGAAACCCTAGTGCGAAAATATGCAACGCCATGCAAAGATTCTTGCGTTAGTCCCACACGTTTCTgctatttttaatcaagtttgtAGTCTCGTGCGTGAAATCATCTCTTTGTCCTTTGTATTATGAACAAAGGATTTTCTCCAGATAAATGttattatgcaaaaaaaaaaaaagaaagagatgtttTGATATCCCTaatgtcggttttttttttttaatgtaagaTATTAGCTAAGGGCCATCATTTGATCGATGGTGGATTTTGGCTTCCGTCTATTTAGTTAAAGTCATTACACAAATATTTGATGAGTATAATATTTACGGTAGGATGTTGACGGGGAATTAAGGAAAGTACACTACATTCAACATCTAATGATAATTTACCGtagggaaaataacaaaaaaagtcctaatctTATTGCatggatatcaattcagttataaacatttcaatttgaccaatttcgttctaaaccttttgacgatttgtcgaTATAGTctttccggctaattttggccgaaaatcgctaacgtggacagtCGGTGTCCACTTCACcgattttttgttgaaattgaccggcaggactacattggcaaatcgtcaaaaatttagaaataaattagccaaattaaaaattttagaactgatttgatattcgtacaatatatttaagGTTCTCTTGGTAATTATCTCATTTGTCGAATCACTTaacaaacaataattttttaaactgaTTTAGGTATAATTAGCATTTATCTTACCTTCCTCAATCTTGTTGTTAACTCCTTCATTTTAGGTGTAGAGAACTATTTATTTTGGGAAATGTTTCTCTGGCAGTACTCTTAGAAactgtacaatctcaatcgtataCTCACACATCATCATCGCATATTTTATGTAAAGcattcattgattgggagatcgtgtgataaaaaataaaagataacacTGTCGTACTAGgagtttccatttcttttctccacaaaaatgaaattgttcatAATTAGACTGACACTTTTTAAGCTGGTAGTAGATAGATCGACACAAACGTATTTATGAACAAGCATATCGACACAAAAAGAATACTTCACGAGTGAATTTGAATCTCGAAGCAATCGCGTAGATACAGTAGAATGTCAAAATGACATGTTTTAGACAGTGACACATGTCCCTCTCAACTCACAACAGGCGAAGAGCAATATTTTCATTACACAGGCacgttttttcttcttcttaaagCATGTGGTCCTACCGACGAGATattaatttttccttattttcataaaaaaaagaaaagaaaaatgcttcgATGGTACAATCTCAATAATAGATCCACATACTATcattgcatgttttgcatagaGCACTTATTTATCGGGAGATCGTGGAGTCAAAAATAGGCCGATGATCTTGTCAGATCGTTAGGCTAGCagcttctaaaaaaaaaaaaaatagatttgacCGTAGTAGTTTGTCCTCTCGTACCCATTTTATATTTCGCAAGTTTGGCGATTGATCAAAAAAGATACACGTAACACATGAGCAAAAAAGTGAAACTCCAAAACCCAACTTTAATCCACAAGTAAGTTACATTacccacattaaaaaaaatgaagacatGATTAAAATTTGTTGAATAATTCAACCCCCCGCTAACAAAAAACTTATTAAGCAAGCATCTACGGAAGTTGCACACTCTTTTTTTTGGATAGGCTAGTGGGTGCAACAACTACAATTTCGGGTTGAACTAAAGTTTTTGCTGGAGGGGGGAGGTATTGCGATGACCAGCGCTCTAAATCAAAACCTAATCTGCCAACCTCAAAcgaacgctctctctctcccactccCGCTGCACTATATAACACACCCGGTAGCAtccttcctttcttcaaacCCAGCCTAACCCTCTCGAATCCTCAACTCGCGTCATCGTTTGGAGACGGAGAGCTGATCGATCGCGGCTGCATTTCTCTTTGCAAAACAAAACCATGGAGGCTCTCCGCAAAACCTCTTTCCTCTTGGgagttctcctcctcctctctgtGGCGGCGACATTGGCGGATGCAAAAGTTCACTTCCATGATTTTGTCGTACGTTGTTCGctcctcctttttgttttggtcccTTCCCCTGTCTTGGGTTTTCGATATGTTTTAGCTTTGTTCTTTCTAATGAGCTTCTCGGACGCAAATAGGTCCAAGCAGCCAAAGTGAAGAGGCTGTGCAAGACCCACAACACCATCACGGTGAACGGGCAATACCCGGGTCCAACTTTGGAAGTTAACGATGGCGACACCCTCGTCGTCAATGTCGTCAACAGAGCTCGCTACAACGTCACCATCCACTGGTAATTGAAGTGTTACAAGTTATTGTTTAGCTTAAACAAAAATGGGTCGGCAGATTTGATGGTTTCTTAGGCTGTAGACAAGTAGTTGGAACATTTACGTATGCATGGAACCGAACATGCCTACGCATGCAAATGTACGGGGCCCACCATATGTAATATATGATCATGCTGACGTatctaatcataaaaaatatatatctcgATTTGCCACTAGGCATGGGATTCGGCAGCTCAGAACTGGTTGGGCCGACGGGCCGGAATTCGTGACTCAATGCCCGATCGGGCCCGGTGGGAGTTACACGTATCGTTTCACCATCCAAGGACAAGAAGGGACATTGTGGTGGCACGCGCATAGCTCCTGGCTAAGAGCGACCGTGTACGGTGCTCTAATCATTCATCCGAAGGAAGGCGCCTCGTATCCGTTTGCCAAGCCGAAGCGTGAAACTCCCATCCTTCTTGGTAAAGTCTTTTGAACAGATAATTTCGACTTAAGCAATCAATTACTAATTAGGCTCAATCCATTATAActcctggaaaaaaaaaacaaaacatgaaCAGAGCTTACATTAATGGAAAAGCACATCATATCACAAACTCATCTCGTTGGGGATTTATTTTGTCTGTCTATTGTATTAGTTAGATAGTACCAAGCGAGCCCCACACTTCCGCTCTACAATAATGATTTTGCCTGCTTTTACCATCCACCAATACCAACAGCTATCAATGAATAGAAACACAAGACAATAGTCTAACAACAATTAGATTGAAGATGATTACAATTTTACTCATATTGTCTTACATGGTGTCTCAAATGGTGATGATGGACAGGGGAGTGGTGGGACGCGAACCCTATCGACGTCGTGAGAGAAGCAACCAGAACCGGCGCGGCTCCGAATGTGTCCGATGCTTATACCATCAACGGTCAACCTGGAGATCTCTACAACTGTTCAAGCAAAGGTAGACTCGAAGAAGATTTACACAGCTAATTTGATTGATAATCTGTCCAGCTAAAAATGAGAAGGGAGGAACTTCCCTTCTAGACCCACAAACCATAGTTAGCTAGGAATAAAATGCTTTCGTTTTCTAGGTCTACACTTGGAAAAAACACAACAACTGGCCactgaatttgaaattttcagtgATGATTAATCTCGAGGGTCCAAAGGGATAtgcaaaatttcatgataatgATGAAATTTAACCTTGTTCGCATTCTCATGCGCCATGATGACATGTCTTTTTCAACACGAATTATTGGTAGTTGGGGCCCTCCTCACGTGAATGGTTCAATGCAAAGAGAATGTCCAGGGTGGACACGACAATGggaatttcaattttgtttatGCATGCAATGTCGAGAGCTAGCTTCATACTTAATTTGACCTATTGCAAGAGCGCAGACCAGAACAAGTCTATAGAACAAATTAAAGACCGAAGTACAATCATTTTGTTGCATTCCATTTGTAAACAATGGATCTATTGACAGCATCGACCCATAATTAGGTAGAGTTAAGGGAGAGAAGCCTAAACCAGAATGCATATTAGCTGATGTTTCTTAACCGGGTGCTATGCAGACACTGTCATAGTTCCGATCGATTCCGGGGAGACCCATCTCCTCCGAGTCATCAACGCTGCGCTCAATCAGGAACTCTTCTTCACCGTAGCAAACCATAGGTTCACTGTGGTCGGCGCCGATGCCTCCTACCTCAAACCCTTCACCACCTCGGTGATCATGCTAGGGCCAGGCCAAACGACGGATGTTTTGATCTCTGGAGACCAGCTCCCGGCTCGGTACTACATGGCCGCCCGAGCCTACCAGAGCGCTCAGGGAGCTCCTTTCGACAACACCACGACCACGGCCATACTAGAGTACAAGTCTGCCCCGTGCCCTGCCAAGGGCATATCGAGCAACCCGGTCATGCCGGCCCTACCAGCTTTCAATGACACGGCCACCGTCACAGCCTTCACTCGGAGCTTCAGGAGCCTCAAAAAGGTTGAGGTCCCGACCGTCGTCGATGAAAGCCTCTTTTTCACGGTCGGCCTAGGACTCTTCAGCTGCCCGAAGAATTTCCATCCCAGTAGGTGCCAGGGGCCGAATGGGACCCGTTTCACGGCCAGCATGAACAACTTCTCCTTCGTGCTCCCGTCTACTTTCTCGATCCTGCAAGCCCACAAGCAGGGCGTGCCTGGAGTTTTCACCACCGACTTCCCAGCTAACCCGCCTGTCCAGTTTGATTACACGGGGAACGTGAGCCGCTCGCTGTGGCAGCCCGTTCCGGCGACTAAGGTGTACAAGTTGAAGTTCGGGTCTAGAGTACAGCTTGTCTTGCAAGGAACCAACATACAAACGGCCGAGAACCACCCGATCCACATTCACGGGTACGATTTCTACATCCTCGCCACAGGTTTCGGGAACTTCAACTCCCGGACCGATACAGCGAAGTTCAACCTCATCGACCCGCCGATGAGGAACACAATCGGCGTCCCCGTGAACGGGTGGGCCGTCATTCGATTCGTCGCCGACAATCCAGGTAAATTACTAGGAAAAGATTCCATTCAATCCCTTTGACAAGATAACATGTTCTCTCTCATTCATCCTTATGACTGTTCGGACCTGCAAAACAGGTGCTTGGTTGATGCACTGTCACTTGGACGTTCACATCACCTGGGGATTGGCCATGGTCTTCCTCGTCGAGAATGGAGTTGGCGAGCTGCAATCTCTACAGCCTCCCCCTGCAGATTTGCCTCCGTGTTAAAAGATCTGCGGCCGACAGATAGTCCTCGAGGAGAAATTCATAAAACCCGCAACACGGGCCTATtctactccttttttttttcgctttcctTTCAGTTTTCGTTTCACAGAGTTTCAGTTCAAGTGATTGTTGCCCCTGAATTCAGGGGGCCTCCAGTATTTTGCTTTTCtcatagttttttttatagataaaaaGGGTCGTGCATACGTAAAGCCTGGTACCATCAGATACAGTTTCGAGTATAAACTCAGACATAGTTCTTCAATATTGAATGTTCCTTTCTCGTTTTTCTGGACATCCATCCATGGTTCAGGACTTCAGATCATTTTGGAGCTTCCAAGTTTCACACATATGTCTGTTCTTAATTAAGACCAATGTCCACCATGCTTTGGTCCCAAACCAAGATATTATACAAGAAATGCTCTAAGATATCATGGTAATAACCAAAAGGTCAATCGAGCCGGACCTAGGTATGGTCCAAGACAGTTGACACCAACCTTCGTTTTTGAGAGCTAAGCCAAGAGTCGAGCTTTTCTCCATTACACGGAAGAAGAATTCTCGTACATGGATACCTCACTCTGGACATTGGTCAACAACTATGGGTACAACAACATCAACTTCcattaagaaaaaaggaaggaaacaCGGAGAGCAGCCAAATCAAAAGTCAAGCGGAGGATCTTAATCTTCTAGAGTGATTTCACAATATCCAAATCTtaacttaccaaaaaatttcattctacaacgaaatgaaataaaattagtGGCAAAACTGTCCTTGACTGTGTGGAATTGGAGAAATAAAGCCTGCTTGATTGTGTCAAGCCTGCTCGGCCTGGCCCACATAACTTATACAtaatgttttttctttattatgaaTAAGTTTGAACAGCAAGTTAAGCAACGATTCTGATCCAAAGACTCGATCCAGTTGAAGGGTCAAGACCGCCGCGCGGACATTAGAGGATTGGACTTTCGTTATAGTAACTTAttggatttgaattgttttattAGGCTTTTCTCTATTCGTTTTTACTTTACTATTCCTGTTCTTTTCTTATTAGGGAATTTGCCAAATATTATgagtacattattttttttttattttttttggtcgaaacattATTtaactgttgacgcctaaattttgactaatctattttttgcataaaaattataaaaaaatcatctcacatatttatttttagcgtacattgcattggcatataattgggcaagcagaacacttaattttagcatgcgtctagactaggcacgggatggaaaaatacaccgagaagatttgaaacttcagggactgtattgcaaatacttaaaacttcgaggaccgtattgcaaatacttaaaacttcggggactgtattgcaaatacttgaaacttcggggactgcattgcaaataccaaaagaagatggagaaaggaagatggtgaagagaagataatgaaaggaagatggtgaagagaagataaagaagagaagataatgaaaggaagatggtgaagggaagatgaagaagagaagatgaatatgaagaagggaagatgaaaatggaaggtgaagaaatgaagatgaagaagagaagatgaaaatggaaggtgaagaagtgaagatgaagaatgaaggatggagaactttgcctataaaagagagctcttgagaagagttttagggggagagtgaaagagaattgagagagttttagagtggaagagaattgagagaatttgtgagagaaattctttagagaggaaaaaagagagttcttgagaaaaatcgtaagagaaaatttgagagtgaagaaaagagttttagtcgagcatcatcttcgacgagtcccggcacgtacttcgcctctcgccatccaacaacgccct includes these proteins:
- the LOC115743691 gene encoding laccase-12-like, with translation MEALRKTSFLLGVLLLLSVAATLADAKVHFHDFVVQAAKVKRLCKTHNTITVNGQYPGPTLEVNDGDTLVVNVVNRARYNVTIHWHGIRQLRTGWADGPEFVTQCPIGPGGSYTYRFTIQGQEGTLWWHAHSSWLRATVYGALIIHPKEGASYPFAKPKRETPILLGEWWDANPIDVVREATRTGAAPNVSDAYTINGQPGDLYNCSSKDTVIVPIDSGETHLLRVINAALNQELFFTVANHRFTVVGADASYLKPFTTSVIMLGPGQTTDVLISGDQLPARYYMAARAYQSAQGAPFDNTTTTAILEYKSAPCPAKGISSNPVMPALPAFNDTATVTAFTRSFRSLKKVEVPTVVDESLFFTVGLGLFSCPKNFHPSRCQGPNGTRFTASMNNFSFVLPSTFSILQAHKQGVPGVFTTDFPANPPVQFDYTGNVSRSLWQPVPATKVYKLKFGSRVQLVLQGTNIQTAENHPIHIHGYDFYILATGFGNFNSRTDTAKFNLIDPPMRNTIGVPVNGWAVIRFVADNPGAWLMHCHLDVHITWGLAMVFLVENGVGELQSLQPPPADLPPC